From one Desmospora activa DSM 45169 genomic stretch:
- a CDS encoding spore germination protein, which produces MDIIKRFFSKKKPNQSQNHHHDHPVSSDFEENVQYIEDALYQPPDLKKRNLRFNQQKGVLIYLDTLTDKKLIQSDILRPLFEVEEGKIEEIIPTVEVKQITDLNLASENLLRGKCILFLQGVKEAYAIDASAMHKRDMSEPENEGVVRGAHNGFTEQLTVNLYSLRTRLENPNLTVRYFDIGRKTKTRFALVFMRDLAAPKLVQEIEERLQSISTDTIVSIGFIADYMEDHPNSPFPQSLFTERPDRTVANLMEGRVAILGEGDPTAVILPVTFFAFYQSPDDYNNRWIVGSFIRLIRLASLVISFQLPAIYIAVVSFHPEVMPVELIYSVRTGLERIPFPPIVEAGLMELTLEVIREAGLRLPSRVGQTIGIVGGLVIGEAVVQAGLISYTMVIVIAITAISSFVVPSHEMSTTIQVIRFPLMLTAATFGFMGIMFGVIITLIHLCKIHSVNTPYIAPVAPLRIKDLKDTFVRFPLFRLNERPHDPHPQQYKQESESREWARDDQGKK; this is translated from the coding sequence ATGGACATCATCAAACGATTTTTTTCAAAAAAAAAGCCAAATCAATCGCAAAATCATCACCATGATCATCCCGTATCCTCCGACTTTGAAGAAAATGTGCAGTATATTGAGGACGCACTTTACCAACCGCCGGATCTAAAGAAGAGAAACCTCCGATTCAATCAGCAAAAAGGCGTTCTAATATATTTGGACACCTTAACTGATAAAAAGCTGATCCAGAGCGATATTTTGCGTCCCCTGTTTGAAGTCGAGGAAGGAAAAATCGAGGAGATTATTCCCACTGTCGAGGTTAAGCAGATAACCGATCTTAATCTGGCATCAGAAAACCTACTGCGAGGAAAATGCATCCTGTTTTTGCAAGGGGTGAAGGAGGCATATGCGATCGATGCATCTGCCATGCATAAACGGGATATGAGCGAGCCTGAAAACGAAGGAGTCGTTCGCGGTGCCCATAACGGATTTACAGAGCAGTTAACCGTCAATCTATACAGTCTGCGCACACGTCTGGAAAATCCCAATCTGACGGTTCGCTATTTTGATATCGGAAGAAAGACAAAAACCCGCTTTGCACTGGTATTTATGCGTGACCTCGCCGCCCCGAAGCTGGTACAGGAAATCGAAGAGCGGCTCCAATCCATTTCCACCGATACCATCGTTTCCATCGGTTTTATCGCCGATTACATGGAGGATCACCCCAATTCCCCCTTCCCCCAATCGCTGTTTACAGAACGGCCGGATCGAACGGTCGCCAATCTGATGGAAGGCAGGGTTGCCATATTAGGAGAAGGAGATCCTACCGCTGTCATCCTGCCAGTCACTTTTTTCGCTTTTTATCAAAGCCCTGACGATTATAATAACCGCTGGATCGTCGGCTCGTTTATTCGGTTGATTCGGCTGGCCAGTTTGGTGATCTCATTTCAGTTACCTGCCATTTATATCGCCGTCGTCTCCTTTCATCCGGAAGTAATGCCAGTGGAACTGATCTATTCCGTGCGTACCGGTTTGGAACGAATCCCGTTTCCACCCATCGTTGAAGCCGGGTTGATGGAATTAACCCTGGAAGTGATCCGGGAGGCGGGGCTACGCTTACCGAGTCGGGTGGGACAAACCATCGGCATCGTCGGCGGTTTGGTAATTGGGGAAGCAGTGGTACAGGCAGGACTCATCTCTTATACCATGGTGATTGTCATCGCCATCACGGCAATCTCATCATTTGTCGTACCTTCCCATGAAATGAGTACCACGATACAAGTGATCCGCTTTCCCCTGATGCTTACCGCCGCCACCTTCGGTTTTATGGGGATTATGTTTGGGGTGATTATAACATTGATTCACTTATGCAAAATTCATTCCGTTAACACACCTTACATTGCGCCTGTCGCTCCTTTACGTATCAAGGATTTAAAGGACACTTTTGTCCGTTTCCCACTTTTTCGCCTCAACGAGCGGCCGCATGATCCCCATCCGCAACAGTATAAACAAGAGTCCGAATCAAGGGAGTGGGCGCGGGATGATCAAGGAAAAAAATAA